Proteins co-encoded in one Brassica oleracea var. oleracea cultivar TO1000 chromosome C4, BOL, whole genome shotgun sequence genomic window:
- the LOC106341809 gene encoding cytochrome P450 76C1-like yields the protein MDIMLGKTLLLLGCFVLSCFFIISTTRSRRRKSLTAAATPPGPPRLPIIGNINLVGKDPHRSFADLSKTYGPVMSLKLGFLNTVVITSPEAAREVLRTHDQVLSNRGSNNSINSINHQELSLVWAPSSSLRWRLLRKLSATMLFSPQRMEATKALRMNKVKDLISFMSESSEREKAVDISHALFTTTLNIISNILFSVDLGSYDPLKKLNGFQDTVIGVMEAIGNPDAANYFPFLRFLDLQGNSKKMKDNIERLFRVFRGFIDAKIAEKALLNNPKDVTDGDFVDALLHLTEGDEAELNTNDIEHFLSDLFTAGTDTSSSTVEWAMAELLSNPKTMKKAQAEMDHVIGQNGIVQESDISEFPYLQAVVKETFRLHPPAPLLVPRKAESDVEILGFMVPKDTQVLVNVWAIGRDPSVWENPTRFEPERFLGKQTDVKGRDYELTPFGGGRRICPGLPLAVKTVNLMLASLLYSFDWKLPNGINPEDLDMDETFGLTLHKTNPLHAIAIMKRPIN from the exons ATGGACATCATGTTAGGAAAAACTCTGCTCCTCTTAGGTTGCTTTGTCTTATCATGTTTCTTTATCATCTCCACCACAAGATCCAGACGAAGGAAATCTCTTACAGCAGCCGCGACGCCTCCAGGGCCTCCACGGCTTCCCATAATCGGAAACATTAACCTTGTCGGAAAGGATCCGCACCGCTCTTTTGCGGACCTCTCAAAAACATATGGACCAGTCATGAGTCTTAAGCTTGGATTTTTGAACACAGTGGTCATAACTTCACCAGAAGCTGCAAGAGAAGTCTTAAGAACACACGACCAAGTCTTGTCTAACCGTGGCTCTAATAACTCGATAAATTCCATCAATCACCAAGAGCTTTCCCTTGTCTGGGCTCCTTCATCCTCTCTTCGTTGGAG ACTATTAAGAAAACTGTCAGCGACTATGCTCTTCTCACCGCAGCGTATGGAAGCCACCAAAGCTTTGAGGATGAATAAAGTGAAAGATCTTATAAGCTTTATGAGTGAAAGCAGCGAGAGAGAAAAAGCTGTCGACATTTCTCATGCATTATTCACCACAACTCTTAATATCATTTCGAATATCCTGTTTTCGGTCGATCTAGGTAGCTATGATCCATTGAAAAAGTTGAATGGGTTTCAAGACACGGTGATTGGTGTCATGGAAGCTATTGGAAATCCAGATGCTGCTAACTACTTTCCATTTCTGCGGTTTCTTGATCTTCAAGGTAATAGCAAAAAGATGAAAGACAATATAGAGAGATTGTTTAGGGTTTTCCGTGGGTTCATCGATGCTAAAATAGCAGAAAAAGCATTGTTGAATAACCCTAAAGATGTCACGGACGGTGATTTTGTGGATGCGCTTCTCCATCTTACCGAAGGAGATGAAGCAGAGCTCAACACTAATGATATCGAACACTTTCTCTCT GACCTGTTCACGGCAGGCACGGATACAAGCTCTAGTACCGTAGAGTGGGCAATGGCAGAGTTACTTAGTAACCCTAAAACGATGAAGAAGGCTCAGGCTGAGATGGATCATGTGATAGGCCAAAATGGTATTGTTCAAGAGTCTGATATATCAGAATTTCCATATTTACAAGCGGTTGTGAAGGAAACTTTCCGGTTACATCCACCTGCTCCACTACTCGTCCCTAGAAAAGCAGAATCGGATGTAGAGATTCTAGGGTTCATGGTGCCTAAAGACACTCAAGTTTTAGTGAACGTGTGGGCCATAGGACGAGACCCGAGCGTGTGGGAGAATCCAACCCGGTTCGAGCCAGAAAGGTTTTTGGGTAAACAGACTGATGTTAAAGGTAGAGATTATGAACTTACACCGTTTGGAGGCGGACGGAGAATTTGTCCGGGATTGCCTCTGGCTGTGAAGACTGTGAATCTCATGCTTGCTTCTCTTCTTTATTCCTTTGACTGGAAGCTTCCAAACGGCATCAATCCTGAGGACTTGGACATGGACGAGACATTTGGTCTCACATTGCATAAGACCAACCCGTTACACGCCATTGCCATCATGAAGCGGCCCATTAATTAG
- the LOC106340775 gene encoding cytochrome P450 76C3-like, whose amino-acid sequence MCVMSLLLCLVSSCFLLLYFFVTVKTRSSSRGSSRATLPPGPPKLPVVGNIFQVGYSPHRSLTALSKIYGPIMGLKLGSLTTIVISSPEAAKEALKTRDHHLSARTFNDPVRVFDHHEYSVAWGPPSARWRLLRKITTMHLLSTQRLNAMEPLRTKKVEELMSFINKCCEREEAVDIARAFFVTALNIISNALFSTDFATHDSKSSHEYHNTVISLMNVTGKPNVGDYFPFLRFLDLQGTRKEATLCTQRLFKVFQDFINARMAKRSSQTERKDVSSFDMLDTLLDLTQENKAELSLNDIKHFLQDLFTAGTDTNSSTMEWVMSELIRNPEKMVKAQSEIRQVIGENGVVQESDIPRLPYLQAIVKETLRLHPAAPLIPRKSESDVHIFGFLIPKNASVLVNVLAIGRDSSVWENPTRFEPERFLLREIDVKGKDFELIPFGVGRRMCPGMSMALRTMSLVLASLLYSFDWKAQKGVVAENMDMTDAFGVTLRKAKPLRAVPTKRSVRSSL is encoded by the exons ATGTGCGTTATGTCTCTGCTCTTATGTTTAGTCTCATCATGCTTCCTTTTGTTGTACTTCTTCGTCACCGTGAAAACGAGAAGCAGTTCTCGCGGCAGTAGTCGAGCCACACTTCCACCGGGTCCTCCAAAGCTGCCAGTGGTTGGAAACATATTCCAAGTCGGATACAGTCCTCACCGCTCGCTCACTGCTCTCTCGAAAATCTATGGACCAATAATGGGTCTAAAACTTGGAAGTTTAACTACCATAGTCATATCTTCACCAGAGGCAGCAAAAGAGGCACTAAAGACGCGAGACCATCATTTATCTGCCCGAACCTTTAACGATCCGGTTCGAGTCTTTGACCACCATGAATATTCTGTCGCATGGGGTCCTCCCTCAGCTCGTTGGAG GTTGCTAAGGAAAATAACAACAATGCATTTGCTATCAACGCAACGCCTAAACGCAATGGAGCCTCTAAGGACGAAGAAAGTGGAGGAACTCATGAGTTTCATTAACAAATGTTGTGAGAGAGAAGAAGCTGTTGACATAGCTCGTGCTTTTTTCGTCACAGCTCTCAATATCATCTCAAATGCTTTGTTTTCCACTGATTTCGCGACCCATGATTCCAAGTCATCTCACGAGTACCACAACACGGTGATTAGCTTGATGAACGTCACGGGAAAACCCAACGTTGGAGATTACTTCCCGTTTCTTAGATTTCTTGATCTACAAGGCACCCGTAAAGAAGCAACGCTTTGCACACAGAGATTATTCAAGGTTTTTCAAGACTTCATCAATGCTCGGATGGCCAAGAGATCATCTCAGACAGAGCGTAAAGATGTTTCTAGCTTCGATATGTTAGATACCCTTCTGGATCTTACACAGGAAAACAAAGCAGAACTGAGCTTAAATGATATCAAACACTTTCTTCAA GACTTGTTTACAGCGGGCACAGACACAAACTCTAGTACAATGGAATGGGTAATGTCAGAGTTAATCCGTAACCCAGAGAAAATGGTCAAAGCTCAGAGTGAGATACGGCAGGTGATTGGTGAAAACGGTGTCGTTCAAGAATCTGATATCCCCAGGCTTCCTTACTTGCAAGCAATTGTGAAAGAGACTCTTCGTTTGCATCCAGCAGCTCCTTTGATCCCTCGAAAATCAGAATCAGATGTCCACATCTTTGGTTTCCTCATTCCTAAAAACGCCTCG GTTTTGGTGAACGTCTTGGCGATAGGACGAGACTCGAGTGTATGGGAGAATCCGACGAGGTTTGAACCAGAAAGGTTCTTGTTACGAGAAATCGATGTGAAGGGCAAAGATTTCGAGCTGATACCTTTTGGAGTGGGACGAAGAATGTGTCCAGGAATGTCAATGGCTCTTAGAACAATGTCTTTGGTGCTTGCGTCTCTTCTCTACTCCTTTGACTGGAAGGCTCAAAAGGGAGTCGTTGCTGAAAACATGGACATGACTGATGCCTTCGGTGTTACCTTGCGGAAGGCCAAGCCTCTACGTGCCGTACCCACCAAAAGATCTGTGCGGTCGTCTTTATAA